A genomic region of Aspergillus oryzae RIB40 DNA, chromosome 1 contains the following coding sequences:
- a CDS encoding autophagy-related protein 101 (predicted protein), translated as MEPRKTPPEYFLEIFADTTTVRDVLKGVLNLIFFHRYFPSIRPTTFDVLDFTLPAINDEDLETLIESRISALVRQHSSSAASAHEGGGGVRGRIAVEFYEKKRRRSGIWFGGLAGKGEEEVCWEVWNLDVTIATPRTESERAKVRKAMENMLQKAALKILAVVNREKDHIPPITTSDSNPFPYRIVLNPRSDGWQNRFGLY; from the exons ATGGAGCCCCGCAAAACCCCTCCAGAGTACTTCCTGGAGATCTTTGCAGACACCACTACCGTCCGGGACGTCTTGAAAG GTGTTCTCAACCTAATCTTCTTTCACCGTTATTTCCCCTCTATCCGACCGACTACCTTTGATGTCCTAGACTTTACTCTCCCCGCTATTAACGATGAAGACCTCGAAACTCTGATTGAGTCACGTATCAGCGCCCTAGTCCGACAGCACTCCTCATCAGCTGCTAGCGCCCATGAAGGGGGCGGCGGTGTGCGCGGTCGGATCGCAGTAGAGTTCTacgagaagaagcgcagaCGCTCCGGAATCTGGTTCGGTGGACTTGCTGGAaaaggcgaggaagaagtatGTTGGGAGGTGTGGAATCTGGATGTGACGATTGCCACTCCGCGGACAGAATCAG AGCGCGCCAAAGTGCGCAAGGCGATGGAGAATATGCTTCAAAAAGCAGCCTTAAAGATTCTCGCCGTAGTCAACCGAGAAAAGGATCATATTCCGCCCATCACGACAAGTGATTCCAACCCATTCCCTTATAGGATTGTCCTAAACCCCCGGTCAGATGGCTGGCAGAATCGGTTTGGACTATACTGA
- a CDS encoding peroxisomal biogenesis factor 3 (predicted protein), translated as MIGATRRWFRRNRKGLAIGAGMIGAGYLAGQYVLSKISEARERMSSDRIARENLRRRFEQNQTDCTYTVLALLPTAAEDILDALPVEELTKELQRKRAERLARLNAGEGTGSDLSSVSPSLPEDDRRSLSSFQSDGFVRTSQPGEPFVEGDGEARPKRNKTQLWNEVKITSITRSFTLVYTLSLLTIFTRIQLNLLGRRNYLSSVISMATPPANESTIRLEDHDDDDLTQTLGNDFETNRRYLAFSWWLLHRGWKQLMNEVQTAVTEVFGPLNPREDISLARLSELFLEVRKRVEGYTEEERKHRKWLSYLLPPREEEDKVLEESGVLGVTELANSQTAATLRHLLDETADLIESPTFTRVLMLLNNECFQTLIHQCTADAFKSTSQTPRSVPQSFTSVATVVPGADSSEPKAKLANILAVLARQAHVIGNGTNPPNLYLTAMDQGVRELEAFAAVVYSSNFDFELIGSGTKMESPGEETPGSDTVLVEKEDYDGYDRNQAQQPSTAGPGADSAFEKAWGKAMEEQPSTAT; from the exons ATGATCGGTGCTACTAGGCGCTGGTTCCGGCGCAATCGCAAGGGTCTCGCGATCGGGGCTGGCATGATCGGAGCCGGTTACCTCGCAGGACAATATGTGCTCTCCAAAATTTCAGAAGCACGGGAACGTATGAGCAGTGACCGAATCGCTCGGGAGAA TTTACGGCGACGTTTCGAACAAAACCAAACCGATTGCACCTATACCGTTCTCGCTCTCTTACCGACTGCTGCAGAAGATATTCTGGACGCTCTTCCTGTCGAGGAATTGACGAAAGAGCTACAACGAAAGCGAGCAGAGAGGTTAGCTCGGCTCAACGCCGGGGAAGGGACCGGATCAGATCTAAGCTCTGTATCGCCCAGCTTACCGGAGGATGACCGTCGGAGTCTATCTAGTTTTCAGAGCGATGGATTCGTCCGCACAAGCCAACCGGGAGAACCTTTCGTTGAGGGCGATGGCGAGGCGCGACCGAAACGCAATAAGACACAGCTTTGGAATGAAGTCAAAATCACTT CTATCACCAGGTCCTTCACTCTAGTCTATACCCTTTCTCTGTTGACAATCTTTACACGAATCCAACTCAACCTTCTCGGCCGTCGGAACTATCTTTCCAGCGTAATCTCTATGGCGACCCCCCCTGCCAACGAATCGACGATCAGGCTGGAAGAccatgacgatgatgacctcACACAGACTTTGGGAAATGATTTTGAGACCAATCGTCGCTATCTTGCCTTTAGTTGGTGGTTGCTCCACCGAGGCTGGAAGCAGTTAATGAACGAGGTACAGACTGCCGTTACAGAGGTCTTTGGCCCCCTTAACCCTCGAGAGGATATCTCGTTGGCCAGGTTGTCCGAGCTATTCCTGGAGGTCCGAAAGAGAGTGGAAGGGTatactgaagaggaaagaaa ACACAGGAAGTGGCTGTCTTATCTGCTCCCTCCTcgcgaagaggaggacaaAGTACTAGAGGAGTCTGGTGTCCTTGGAGTGACGGAGCTTGCCAACTCCCAAACTGCAGCTACGTTGCGACATCTATTGGATGAGACGGCTGACCTGATCGAATCACCAACCTTTACGCGCGTCTTGATGCTTCTGAACAACGAATGCTTCCAGACATTAATCCATCAATGCACCGCCGATGCCTTCAAGTCGACGTCACAAACTCCACGGAGCGTTCCCCAGTCATTTACTTCAGTTGCCACGGTTGTCCCGGGAGCTGATAGCTCTGAGCCAAAGGCAAAGTTAGCCAACATTCTGGCGGTTTTAGCCCGCCAAGCACATGTGATTGGCAATGGTACAAACCCGCCAAATCTTTATCTAACTGCGATGGACCAAGGTGTGCGAGAGTTGGAAGCCTTCGCAGCTGTGGTGTATAGCTCTAACTTTGATTTCGAGCTGATTGGGTCTGGAACGAAGATGGAGTCTCCGGGAGAGGAGACGCCTGGCTCGGACACGGTGttggtcgagaaggaagactATGATGGATATGACCGCAATCAGGCTCAACAGCCGTCGACGGCAGGGCCTGGTGCGGATTCGGCATTTGAGAAGGCGTGGGGGAAAGCAATGGAAGAGCAGCCATCGACTGCTACGTAA